The sequence GAACTTGAGGGCGTAGGTCTTTTGGGTGTCCATGATCATCAACCTGCCTGCTCCGGCGTGCCCGGGTCCTTCACCAGGTTGAGGTACATCTGCGCGCTCTTGTTATCAGGGCTGCGCGCCAGCACGTCCTCCCAGACCCGCACCGCCTCTGCCCGACGCCCGGCCGAGTACAGCGCCACGCCGTACTGGATACGGCCTGGGATGAAAGATGGGTTCTGCGCGATGACCTGCTCGTACTCGACGATGGCCGCCTCGTTGTCTCCCGCGTCACGCAGGGCATTGCCCAGCTTGAGGCGGATGTCCACGAACTGGGGGCAAAGCCCGAGCGCTCTCCGGTACTCTTCGATGGCCTTCGCCCACGCGCCGCTGGAGGCGTAGACGTCTCCAATCTCGCCGTACATGTTGGCGATCTTCTTCTCGACGTAGGGGTCCAGCTCGCCAGGTCCGCTCTTCTGCTGGGAGAGGGCGGCCTGGTAGACCTCCTTCGCCTCGGCGTACTTCCCCATGTCGTTGTAGATGACGGCCAGGTTCAGGGCCGCCTCGGTATACGCGGGGTTGAGCTTCAGCGCGGACTCGAAGGCTCGCTGCGCCCGGGCGAACTGGCCCTGGTCGTGGTAGATGATGCCGAGCATGTTGAATACGTCCGCGAAGGTCGGATTCTGCTCGACAATCTTCGCGAGGTATTGCTCGGCCTGCGCGTACTGCTTCTTCTCGAAGTAGCCGCGCCCGAGGGTCAGTAGCTGCTTGAGGGGCTCTTCCATGAATCGGCCCGAACGGGGGCCCTGCCTCCGAGGCGGCTAGCCTACATGAGCCCGGGCGAAAACAAGAATTCATCCCCACGAAGCGTGAGCGACAGTTGTCGCTCCCCTCGGGTATCCACAGGTCGCGACGGCAGTGCGCCCTGCAACCGCCAGTGTTCCGTGACGATGGCGTCGTCCCGCTCCAGCCGGACGTACCAGGCTTCCGCCCGGTAGCCGCGCGCGCGCATCTGCCGCAGCTCCTCCCACTCGGGGCCTCCCACACCGGGAGTGCCGGGCGCCGCCAGCCGCGCCAGTGCGTCCGCGTCCGCCGCCTGCAGCGCCCGGCGCCGGGACTCCAGCGCCGTCACCACGGCCAACAGTCGCGGAGCCGCGGTGCGCTCCGGCACCCAGTCCCCGTCGCGCCGGACGAAGGGCACCCGCTCCACCCCGTCGGTGCCGACTTCGGTGCGCCCCAGGGTGCCGTCGAAGTCCAGCGTGGCGAAGGCCTCGGCCCGCTCCCCGTCCGGCGCCACCGCCACGGTGATGCGCGCGAAGCGGTGCCGGCGGGACTTGAGGGGTACGTCGGAGCCGGGGACGGGCAGGGAGAGCCCCTCGACCTCGGTCTCCTTCAGGGCGGTGATGATTTCCGCCTCGGGGCCGGCGGCCGCGCCGAGAAAGCGCGGGGCGAAGACGGCCAGCGCTCCGCCCAGGGCCAACAGGACGATGAGGGCGCCGCCGAAGCGGCTCCACTCCTCGGTGGTCTTCACGAGCCCAGCATGCGCTGGGCCCGCTCCGCGGCGGGCGTGCCGGGCAGGCGGCGCAGCACCTGGCGCAGCGTCTCCTCCGCCTTCTTCGGGTCATTCAGCTTCACGTAGGCGTTGTGCAGGTCGAAGAGGGCCGTCTCCTCGTACTTCGTGCCCGGGTAGCGGCGCAGCAGGCCCTCCAGGCGCTGGGCCACCGCCTTCCAGCGCTCGCGCTTCTGGTAGAAGCGGGCCACGTAGAGTTCGTGCTCCGCCAGGCGCCGGCGGGCCTCGTCCGCCTGGGCCTTGGCGTCGTCGGCGTACTCGGACTTCGGGTACTGGCGGCGGAAGTCCTCCATGGCCAGCAGCGCGGCCTGGATTTCCCCCTGGTCCTTCTCCTCCGAGGGCGGCAGGGCGAAGAACTCCGAGGGGTAGTCCTCCACGTGCGTGAGGGCGGCGCGATAGGCGGCGTAGTCCACCCGGGGGTGCGTGGGGTGGAGCTTGATGAAGGAGTCGTACTGCTCGCGC comes from Pyxidicoccus parkwaysis and encodes:
- a CDS encoding outer membrane protein assembly factor BamD; this encodes MRSVVAFLTAALLLTSGCASLSSGQAGEPNYASSADENLRLGEEAMENKDLLKAQKYFEYVRAKFPYQDAAREAELRLADVDFAREAWPEAREQYDSFIKLHPTHPRVDYAAYRAALTHVEDYPSEFFALPPSEEKDQGEIQAALLAMEDFRRQYPKSEYADDAKAQADEARRRLAEHELYVARFYQKRERWKAVAQRLEGLLRRYPGTKYEETALFDLHNAYVKLNDPKKAEETLRQVLRRLPGTPAAERAQRMLGS
- a CDS encoding tetratricopeptide repeat protein yields the protein MEEPLKQLLTLGRGYFEKKQYAQAEQYLAKIVEQNPTFADVFNMLGIIYHDQGQFARAQRAFESALKLNPAYTEAALNLAVIYNDMGKYAEAKEVYQAALSQQKSGPGELDPYVEKKIANMYGEIGDVYASSGAWAKAIEEYRRALGLCPQFVDIRLKLGNALRDAGDNEAAIVEYEQVIAQNPSFIPGRIQYGVALYSAGRRAEAVRVWEDVLARSPDNKSAQMYLNLVKDPGTPEQAG